One window from the genome of Argonema galeatum A003/A1 encodes:
- the sufB gene encoding Fe-S cluster assembly protein SufB → MSATVKTLVNQPYKYGFVTDIESDTIPRGLSEDVVRLISAKKNEPEFMLEFRLRAYRQWLKMTEPTWPQVKYPPINYQDIIYYSAPKQKPKKLNSLEEVDPTLLETFEKLGISLSEQKRLSNVAVDAIFDSVSVATTFKDKLAKDGVIFCSISEALKEHPELLRKYLGSVVPIGDNYYAALNSAVFSDGSFVYIPKNTRCPMELSTYFRINTGDSGQFERTLIIAEEGSQVSYLEGCTAPMFDTNQLHAAVVELVALDNAEIKYSTVQNWYAGDENGKGGIYNFVTKRGLCQGVNSKISWTQVETGSAITWKYPSCVLVGDNSIGEFYSVALTNHKQQADTGTKMIHIGKNTRSTIISKGISAGKSQNSYRGLVKIGPKANGARNYSQCDSMLIGDNAQANTFPYIQVQNNTGKVEHEASTSKIGEDQLFYFSQRGISQEDAISMMISGFCKDVFNQLPMEFAVEADRLLSLKLEGSVG, encoded by the coding sequence ATGAGCGCAACGGTCAAAACCTTAGTCAACCAACCCTACAAGTACGGGTTTGTCACCGATATTGAGTCAGACACCATTCCTCGCGGTCTCAGCGAGGATGTAGTTCGCCTCATCTCCGCCAAAAAGAACGAGCCAGAGTTCATGCTGGAGTTTCGCCTCAGAGCATACCGCCAGTGGCTGAAGATGACAGAGCCAACCTGGCCCCAAGTAAAGTATCCTCCAATTAACTACCAAGACATCATCTATTACTCGGCTCCCAAGCAAAAGCCGAAAAAACTTAACAGCTTGGAAGAAGTAGACCCAACTCTGCTAGAAACATTCGAGAAGCTAGGCATTTCGCTGTCTGAACAGAAGCGCCTCTCCAACGTCGCCGTGGATGCCATCTTTGATAGCGTCTCCGTCGCCACCACCTTCAAGGACAAGTTAGCCAAAGATGGCGTAATCTTCTGTTCCATCTCCGAAGCCTTGAAAGAACATCCAGAATTATTGCGGAAGTATCTTGGCAGCGTAGTGCCGATCGGAGATAACTACTATGCAGCCCTCAACTCAGCCGTATTCAGCGATGGCTCCTTCGTCTACATTCCCAAGAATACCCGCTGCCCGATGGAATTGTCCACCTACTTCCGCATCAACACAGGCGATAGCGGTCAGTTCGAGCGGACATTAATTATTGCCGAAGAAGGCAGCCAAGTGTCATATTTGGAGGGCTGTACAGCTCCCATGTTCGACACCAACCAATTGCACGCCGCCGTAGTAGAATTAGTTGCCCTAGATAACGCAGAAATCAAATACTCTACCGTCCAAAACTGGTACGCCGGAGACGAAAACGGCAAAGGCGGCATTTACAACTTTGTCACCAAACGGGGACTCTGCCAAGGAGTCAATTCTAAGATTTCTTGGACGCAAGTTGAAACTGGTTCTGCTATTACTTGGAAATATCCAAGCTGCGTATTAGTTGGCGATAATTCGATTGGCGAATTCTACTCAGTGGCGCTGACTAACCACAAACAGCAAGCCGACACTGGAACTAAGATGATCCACATTGGCAAAAACACCCGCAGCACGATCATTTCCAAGGGTATTTCTGCCGGTAAGTCCCAGAATAGCTATCGCGGTTTAGTTAAAATTGGCCCCAAAGCCAACGGCGCACGGAATTATTCCCAGTGCGACTCAATGCTAATTGGCGATAATGCTCAAGCGAACACTTTCCCATATATTCAAGTGCAGAATAACACCGGGAAAGTGGAGCATGAGGCTTCTACTTCCAAGATTGGGGAAGATCAATTATTCTATTTCTCCCAACGCGGCATTTCCCAAGAAGATGCTATCTCAATGATGATTAGCGGTTTCTGTAAGGATGTGTTCAATCAATTGCCGATGGAATTTGCTGTAGAAGCTGACAGATTGTTGAGTTTGAAGTTGGAAGGAAGTGTTGGCTAA
- the sufC gene encoding Fe-S cluster assembly ATPase SufC has translation MIIENSEVILSVRDLTANVDGNQILKGVNLELKAGEIHAIMGPNGSGKSTLSKVLAGHPAYEVTGGEVIFQGQNLLEMEPEERARGGVFLAFQYPLEIPGVSNVNFLRVAYNSGRKAKGLEELDAFDFDELIQEKLDVVKMNPAFLNRSVNEGFSGGEKKRNEILQMALLEPKLAILDETDSGLDIDALKIVANGVNQLAKPDNATLMITHYQRLLSYIVPDFVHVMEGGRIISSGTKELALELEERGYEWVREEEPSEVGV, from the coding sequence ATGATTATTGAGAATAGTGAGGTGATTCTATCAGTTCGCGACCTAACAGCGAATGTTGATGGCAATCAGATTTTGAAGGGTGTGAATTTGGAACTAAAGGCTGGAGAAATCCATGCCATCATGGGGCCGAATGGTTCTGGTAAGAGTACCTTATCGAAGGTTTTGGCTGGACATCCTGCTTATGAGGTGACTGGCGGTGAGGTGATTTTTCAGGGCCAGAATCTTTTGGAAATGGAACCGGAAGAACGGGCGCGGGGTGGTGTGTTTTTAGCTTTTCAATATCCGCTGGAAATTCCGGGTGTAAGTAATGTAAATTTTCTGCGCGTTGCCTATAATTCTGGTCGCAAGGCTAAGGGTTTGGAGGAACTGGATGCGTTTGATTTTGATGAGTTAATTCAGGAAAAGTTGGATGTAGTAAAGATGAATCCAGCTTTCCTCAACCGCAGTGTGAATGAAGGTTTTTCTGGTGGTGAAAAGAAGCGGAATGAGATTCTGCAAATGGCACTGCTGGAACCAAAGTTAGCAATTCTGGATGAGACGGATTCTGGTTTGGATATCGACGCGCTGAAGATTGTGGCGAATGGCGTTAATCAGTTAGCAAAACCTGATAATGCAACTCTAATGATTACTCACTATCAGCGATTGCTGAGTTACATTGTGCCTGACTTTGTTCACGTGATGGAAGGCGGGCGAATTATCAGCAGTGGAACTAAGGAATTGGCGCTGGAATTGGAAGAACGCGGTTATGAGTGGGTACGGGAAGAAGAACCATCTGAGGTGGGAGTGTGA
- a CDS encoding clan AA aspartic protease, which produces MKTASMGITYADIELIRSDDLALVAAGFIQEDRIRRVRVTALVDSGASMLVIPESIKNQLNLRKVDEQQAELADGTVINMDVVGPIEIRFENRRAIADALVLSGEVEVLLGAIPMQAMDVLIDPKNERLIVNPKSPDKARMLLK; this is translated from the coding sequence GTGAAAACAGCAAGCATGGGAATTACTTACGCAGATATAGAACTGATTCGCAGTGATGATTTAGCACTGGTTGCAGCAGGGTTCATCCAAGAGGATCGGATTAGGCGAGTAAGGGTGACAGCATTGGTAGACAGCGGTGCTTCAATGCTGGTTATCCCTGAATCAATCAAAAACCAACTTAATTTGCGAAAAGTGGATGAACAACAAGCAGAATTGGCAGATGGAACTGTAATAAACATGGATGTGGTTGGGCCTATAGAAATCCGGTTTGAAAATCGGAGAGCGATCGCTGATGCACTGGTTCTATCTGGTGAAGTTGAGGTTTTACTGGGTGCAATTCCTATGCAAGCAATGGATGTTTTAATCGATCCGAAAAACGAAAGATTGATTGTCAATCCCAAGAGTCCTGACAAGGCTAGGATGTTACTCAAGTGA